The window CTTAAACTTTAAAATGGAAGGTGCCTATTTAATTCCGGGAATTAATAAAGGAACAAACAACCAGTCGTACATCGACGATTTTGAGCAGACTACGTCTAAAATTTCATTAAAAGAACCTACAGCCTGGAGCTTAGCTTCAAAACCTGAAAAAAGTCAGAGCAATCCACTTTTTGCCGGAGCAGGAGCTAATGATGATTTAACGAATGGATACGGTAGAGGTTTGCTTTCTTGGTATAACATCGATCCGAGATTTTGGGGAGTAGGAGGAAGAGCTCCGCAGGGAATTACTCCTGCATCGGTTTCCAATCACGCTTCAAGAAGAGTACAGTTCTCAGAGATTTTTAATAACAGAGATTTCGTAGCGGGAGAGCAGACTTTCACCAATACTTTCGATATTTCTTATTTTCCACAGGAGAAAGGTCCTTATAATGCCAATCCAGGAACAGAAACGACCCAGCAGAGATGGGCGGGAATTATGCGTCCGATAAGTGTTACCAATTTTGTAAATTCAAATATTGAATATGTAGAATTCTGGATGATGGATCCTTATGCAGATGGAAATACTTTAGGGGCAAATCCTAAACTTTTATTACAATTAGGAAACGTCTCTGAAGATGTTTTGAAAGACGGTTTAATGCAGTACGAAAATGGTTTACCTACTGGAGGAAGCCCATCAACGACAACAGCTTCAAACTGGGGAATACAGCCAAAGCAACCTCCTATTTTATATGCGTTTTCAAGTGAAGGTGCAGACAGGACGGCGCAGGATTTAGGATACGACGGATTAAGTTCAGATCAGGAAGCGATGAGGTTTGGAAATACTTTTGTCAATCCGGTAACCAATCTTTCCGATCCTGCAATTGATGATTTTGTATTCTATTTGTCTGATAAATTTACAGGAAGTCAGGCTGCATCTGTCATTCAGCGTTACAAATATTTCAGAGGTCCGGAAGGAAATTCACGAAGCGGTTCATTAGAGGTTTCTTCACAGACTCCCGATGCTGAAGATATTAATAAAGATTATAACCTTGACCAAACTGAAAGCTATAATGAATATGCTATTAAATTAGATCAGGCAAGTTTAGGATTAGGAACAGACAATTATATCATTGATCAGAAAACCGTAACAGCTACCTTCCAAAATGGTTCTACTGATGATGTAAAATGGTATCTTTTCAGAATTCCTGTTTCAAAATTTAATGAAGCTGGGGTTGGTGGTGAAAAAAGTGCTTCGGTTCTTAATAATGTGCGATTTGCCAGATTATTATTAACTGGTTTTGATCAAACATCAACTTTGAGATTTGGTACAATGGATTTGATAAGATCAGACTGGAGAAAATATACCAAAAATCTTGCAAAGTATGTTAATCCTGCTACAAATCTACCTCCAGATATCGCTGATAATGAAGGTTCACTTCAAGAGAATGTAGACAATTTTGAAGTTGGAAGTGTAAATATAGAAGAAAATGCTTTAAACCAGCCCCCATACGTACTTCCTCCGGGAATAGACAGACAAGTACTAAGTGGAAATGCAGGAGCACAAAGGCAAAACGAATCATCATTGTACTTAAAAGCAACTAATTTAGCTGCTAATGAAGCGAGAGGGGTATTCAAAAATACAAGTCTTGATATGAGAAGATACAAAAAATTAAAACTTTTTGTACATGCTCAAGATCCTGTAAGCCGCGCATCTGAAGGACAAATTGATGACAAAACTAAGTTTTTTATTCGTTTTGGAAGTGATGCTACAGATAACTATTATGAATATGAATCTTCTCTAAAGATTACTCCGAAAAATGCAACTGCGCCAATGGAAATTTGGCCTTTTGAAAATGATGTTGATTTAGAGATTCAGGATTTTGTAGATGCTAAAATAAGAAGAGATAAAAATCATCCGAATGATCTTATTAAAAGAACTTTAGATAATGAATTTGGAGGTGGAGATACATCAAAAAAAATCTATATCAAAGGTCGTCCTAGCTTAGGAAATGTAACTACAATTATGATTGGAGTTAGAAATGCTGAAAGTAGAGGTGGTCCTTCAATTACGAGAGTTCTTTGGGTAAACGAAGTTCGTCTTTCTGAAATTGAAAACGATGGTGGTTATGCAGGAAATGCAAGCTTAAATTTCAATTTAGGAGATTTTGCAACGGTGAATACAAGTGCTTCTTATTCATCCGTAGGTTTCGGAAATATAGATTCTAAACCGGCAGAAAGAAGTCAGGCTACACAATCAGCTTTCAGTATCAATACTGCAGTAAACGTAGATAAATTCTTACCTGAAAAAACGGGAATGAAAATTCCGGTGAATTATTCTTATTCTCAAACCATCGAAGATCCAAAGTACAATCCTTTAGATACCGATGTTGAGTTTAGTAAAGCTGCAAACAAAGAAGAACTTAAAAAAGTAGCAAGAACGTATACTCAGCAAAGAAGTATTGGGGTTGTCAACATGCATAAAGAAAGGGTAAAACCAAATAGTAAGCCCAAATTTTATGATGTAGAAAACCTTTCATTAACTGCTGTTTATAATGACGATCATTACCGAGATATTTATACCAAGAAAAACTACAGACAGTATTTCAGAGGATATTTAGATTACAATTACACGTTTAAACCTTGGGTAGTAAAGCCATTCAATAAAATGATCAGCGATACGGCAAAATCTACAAAATATTTGAGATGGGTAAAAGAGTTTAATATCAATCCGGTTCCTACAAGATTATCTTTCAGAACTGAATTAGACAGAAATTACAACGAGTTAGAATTTAGAAATATCGATGCTATTCTGAGCGGTAATCTTAATGATGACTTTGCTGCTCTGAAGAACAGAAATTTCTACTTCGGTTGGCAATATGGTTTAGGATTTAATTTTACTAAATCTTTAAAACTGGAAATTAACTCGGCTACAAGAACATTGAATGATCAGGTGGATGTTAATACAATGGATAATTCATCTATTTTTGGAAATATTTTCAGAGCGGGAAGACCAGTTTTGTATAATCACAAAGTTCAGCTAAATTATAAATTACCGTTTCAATATCTTCCGTATTTGGATTTTATTGATGCAGAATTAGGATATGGTTTTACTTACAATTGGAACGCTAGATCTACGGCACTTCTTGCAAGTCCTGAAGGAAGTTTAGGATCAATTGGGCAAAATTCAAATATTATTTCGGCCAACGCTACAGCAGATCTTCCGAAATTTTTTGGGCAATTCAATTATTTTAAAAAGATGTCGACCACGCTTCAGAAACGTAAGCAGGAGCAAGATTCATTAAATAATGCAGTTAATCAGGCTTGGGAGAAAAACAGATATGCGTACAAAAAATATAAGTTTAAAAACAAATTGTCTATTTTACAGAGCGCAGCATTTGTACTTACTTCTATGAAGCAATTAAATGTAACATACACCGAAAATAACGGAACTGTGCTTCCTGGTTTATTATCTGCACCAAACGGATATGGATATGGCCAGACTTTGGGAGGTCCTTCTTTAGGTTTCCTTTTTGGGTCGCAGGCAGATATCAGACGTACAGTGATGGAAAGAGGTTGGGTAAGTGATTCGCCATTTATGATAGATCCTTATATGAAGATGTCTACCCGAGAGTTTAGATCAGATTTACAGGTCTCCCCGATGAATGATTTTAATATAAGCTTTAATGTTTTACAGACTTATAACCGTAATTTCTCGCATACAGGATTCAATTATGTAGATAATTTTGGAAATGCAAACCCGAATCTTACGTTTGCCAGTGATATGGTATCGTATTCTAACTCAGTCGTTCTTTTAAATTCATCATTTAAAGAAAGTACGGTGATTTATGATGCCATCAGAGCCAATGCTCAGCTGATTTCACAACAAATGGGTGGAGTTTTAAATGCTGATGGATATTCAGAAGGATATGGTATTTCTAATGCTTATGTTTTAATTCCTGCGTTCCGTGCTGCAATGGAAGGTAAAAATCCACAACGTTTAGGAAATGCAAAAAAGGCAGGACTTCCGATTCCGAACTGGAGGATTATCTATTCAGGTCTTAGAAATGTTCCGATTATTAATGGGCAGTTTACCAAATTTGATATTCTCCACAGTTACACCGCAACATATACCGCAACAGGAATACAATCGAATATTGATTACTTCAACAGCAGAACTGACCCAGGAAGTTCTTTAAGAGATGTTAACGACAATTATATCAATCCTTATACATTCTCTCAGGTAGGTTATACGGAATCTTTCTCACCACTTATCGGAGTTGATGTTACCATGAGAAACAATATGCAGTTTGGGGTGCAGTACAACAAAACAAGAAGTATGATTCTTGGTTTGGTCAACCACTCTCTTACCGAAGATGCCTATACAGAATATGTAATAAGACTAGGATATATTGTAAGAAACTTCCGTTTGGGAACCAATAATCAAAGAGGAGCGAGAGCGAAAGGATCAGATTTAAATATCCGTGGTGATATTTCTCTACGAGACAGCCAGACAAGTATTATGAATATCTTATTGAATGATTCTCAAATTACAGGCGGACAAAAATTAATGAACATCAAGCTTTCCGCAGATTATAATGTATCTGAAAACCTTAACTTAAGATTATTCTACGAACAGATGACTTCCAAGTATAAGATTTCTACAGCCTTTCCGCTGTCAACAGTGAGAGCTGGGATTTCTGCAACATTCACTTTTGGTGATTCCGGAGGTTTATAAATAAAATAATTAGACAAATCCCTTTCTGAAAAAAGAAAGGGATTTTTATTTCACAACTATTGGATGATAAGTTTTCAATTACTATCTTTGGTAGGTAATAATAATTAATTTAAATAAGAATAAAAGATGCGCAGTATTGTGTGTCTTTTGTTTTTTTAATAATGCGGTTTTTTGTTAAAGTTTAAAATCTTTGACAAAGTCGAGCTTGAATATGAAGAAAAATCAACCAAGAATAATTGTAATCAAATGATCAGGATAAATTTCTAATCTGTAACTTGTTTAAAATTTTCTTTGAGTATATCTCTATTTTGAATAAATTTGTCAACATAAAAAAAATAAAATGAATACACCGTCAGAATTAAAGTACACTAAAGACCACGAGTGGGTAAAGATCGAAGGTAACGTTGCTACAATTGGTATCACAGACTTTGCACAGGGAGAGTTGGGAGATATCGTTTATGTAGATGTAGATACAGTAGATGATGATGTGAATGGAGGAGATGTTTTCGGAAGTGTAGAAGCTGTAAAAACGGTTTCAGATTTATTCTTGCCAATTTCAGGAAAAGTAATTGAGTTCAACGCAGGTTTAGAAGATCAACCAGAATTATTAAACTCAGATCCTTACGGAGACGGATGGATTATCAAGCTTGAAATCGCAGAAGATGCAGATCATTCAGAATTGCTTACTGCTGAAGAATATCAAGCAATCATTGGATAAAATTTCAAACATATTTATTAAGATACTGCCCATTTATTGGGCATTTCTTACTTATATGCTTCTGCGTCCCGGTGTCGAGAACAAAGAATACTTCTTTATGTTCAGTGGTATCGACAAGGTTTTGCACTTAGGCATATTTGCGGCTTTAGGCTTTTGCTTTATCGCAGCCTTTCCAAAAATCAGATTTTCCTATTTCTTTCAGATCATGCTCATTTATGCATTTCTCACAGAAATTCTCCAGGAAGAAATGAAACTCGGCAGATCAATGGAAACACTAGACATCGTCGCCGACACCATCGGTTGCCTAATAGGATACTATATATACAAAGTATTAGTCAAACGTTTCCTCTGACTTTGATAATAAAAAATTTAAATATATTACCTCTGAATTCATTCGGAGGTATTTTTTTTGTATATAATATAAGTATACTCTCAAACCCTCTCAGTCTCCAACTCTCACACTTTTTTTAGGAGCTTATTCCCGCTGTCCACTGTATCTTTTTTTTGCCAACGTTTTTTTCAAGCCAATGCAAAAAAAAGGATGTCGTTCCCATCTGGGCTAAAACGATACTATATAATAAAGAGGCTTTAGTTTACCAATTGAATCTCCAGAATATGATTCCATTTTTTTTCACCAGTCAGCACCACCTCCAAACCTTAATGGCATTACATTCCCCTCCCTTGGAGGGGTGTCAAAAAATCTTCGATTTTTAGACGGGGTGGTTTTATGATCTCCAGCTTTCGTAAAACTTTATTATTTCTAAACCTAAACCTTTATCTTATTCCTTTTCATTTATGTTAAATATTATCTCAATAGCCTTTGCACATTATCTTTAATTTGGTAGGAGTAGTATAAGAGCTTGTTTAAAATTTATTCAATATTTTTTTATAACCTTTTTCTTAATTTTCTAAATTAAAATAAACTTTGTTTATTCTTTTTTTAACATTAAGAATTTCAGTTAATTAATCTAATTGTAAATAAGAAATCAATGAATTGATTTTTATTAAGACCTTTAAGCTAAAAGGTCTTAATTCCTTAATGTTAAAAATAAACTTAATTTTTAAACAGGCTCTAAGTGTATAAAAAGCAATTAGTAGAATTAAGTACTTTTTAGAATTTCCATCTTGTGCCCAATGGTACTATTATATTATAACCTCCAACCTGCCACCTGCTACCTTTACTCTAAAACCTCTCCAAAGCCTCAAATCTCTTCTCTCAGACAACCAGATGTTTAGGTTTAAATATGAACTAAAAATGAATTTTATGTTAAATAAATTAGGATTGTGTAGTTAAAAAGTTCTACTTTTGCCCCACTGAAAAACGAGAGTTATTCGGTAGCGCAGAAGAGCTTTAAATAAAGCGGAAACAATATAACTAAGAGTATTTCTTAATAGAGAAAGGTCTTTAGAAACATTTAAATTTTTAGCGATAAAAATTTGCAAGTTTAGAAAAGATTCTTATCTTTGCAGTCCGGTAAAACGGGAAGCGCAGTAGAATAAGTCAAATGTAATAAATAAGGAATTAGGGTCATCAAAAAGCTTTAAATTTTCTTTTAAAAACATTTGGTCAATTAGAAATAAAGTTTTACTTTTGCACACGCAAATCGGTACTGAAAACGACAGAAAATGTAGGTATCGTAAAAAGCGGAAGAGAAGAGATCATTGAAAAATAATATACAACCAAGTAAGGAAAAACTAAAGCGTCAATTAACTTTGAGTGAGTCAGACAAACATACAATGGAGAGTTTGATCCTGGCTCAGGATGAACGCTAGCGGGAGGCCTAACACATGCAAGCCGAGCGGTATAGATTCTTCGGGATCTAGAGAGCGGCGTACGGGTGCGGAACACGTGTGCAACCTACCTTTATCAGGGGGATAGCCTTTCGAAAGGAAGATTAATACCCCATAATATATTAAGCGGCATCGCTTGATATTGAAAACTCCGGTGGATAGAGATGGGCACGCGCAAGATTAGATAGTTGGTAGGGTAACGGCCTACCAAGTCAGTGATCTTTAGGGGGCCTGAGAGGGTGATCCCCCACACTGGTACTGAGACACGGACCAGACTCCTACGGGAGGCAGCAGTGAGGAATATTGGACAATGGGTGAGAGCCTGATCCAGCCATCCCGCGTGAAGGACGACGGCCCTATGGGTTGTAAACTTCTTTTGTATAGGGATAAACCTACTCTCGTGAGAGTAGCTGAAGGTACTATACGAATAAGCACCGGCTAACTCCGTGCCAGCAGCCGCGGTAATACGGAGGGTGCAAGCGTTATCCGGATTTATTGGGTTTAAAGGGTCCGTAGGCGGATCTGTAAGTCAGTGGTGAAATCTCATAGCTTAACTATGAAACTGCCATTGATACTGCAGGTCTTGAGTAAAGTAGAAGTGGCTGGAATAAGTAGTGTAGCGGTGAAATGCATAGATATTACTTAGAACACCAATTGCGAAGGCAGGTCACTATGTTTTAACTGACGCTGATGGACGAAAGCGTGGGGAGCGAACAGGATTAGATACCCTGGTAGTCCACGCCGTAAACGATGCTAACTCGTTTTTGGGGCTTTAAGCTTCAGAGACTAAGCGAAAGTGATAAGTTAGCCACCTGGGGAGTACGTTCGCAAGAATGAAACTCAAAGGAATTGACGGGGGCCCGCACAAGCGGTGGATTATGTGGTTTAATTCGATGATACGCGAGGAACCTTACCAAGGCTTAAATGGGAATTGACAGGTTTAGAAATAGACTTTTCTTCGGACAATTTTCAAGGTGCTGCATGGTTGTCGTCAGCTCGTGCCGTGAGGTGTTAGGTTAAGTCCTGCAACGAGCGCAACCCCTGTCACTAGTTGCCATCATTCAGTTGGGGACTCTAGTGAGACTGCCTACGCAAGTAGAGAGGAAGGTGGGGATGACGTCAAATCATCACGGCCCTTACGCCTTGGGCCACACACGTAATACAATGGCCAGTACAGAGGGCAGCTACCAGGCGACTGGATGCGAATCTCGAAAGCTGGTCTCAGTTCGGATTGGAGTCTGCAACTCGACTCTATGAAGCTGGAATCGCTAGTAATCGCATATCAGCCATGATGCGGTGAATACGTTCCCGGGCCTTGTACACACCGCCCGTCAAGCCATGGAAGTTTGGGGTACCTGAAGTCGGTGACCGTAACAGGAGCTGCCTAGGGTAAAACAAGTAACTAGGGCTAAGTCGTAACAAGGTAGCCGTACCGGAAGGTGCGGCTGGAACATCTCATTTTAGAGCGTCTTAAAGACGATAAACAAAATTAGGTACGCAAGTACCATGCACTTACTTAAAGCGAAGCTTTAGTTTTTTATTTGGTTGATATATATAAAAAAATACAAAACCCACTAGAAATTAGTATCAGGGAACGAGAGACAAGAGATTGAAAGATAAGAGATATGAGACAGATAAAGTCTTGGTTCTCGGATCTAAATATCTCAAATCTAAATGAAGTCTCGTAGCTCAGCTGGTTAGAGCGCTACACTGATAATGTAGAGGTCGGCAGTTCGAGCCTGCCCGAGACTACTAATTGAAAAGACGGGAGATAAAAAGACAAGAGATATGAGACACTTTAATAGTCTCGATTCTCCAATCTGATAATCTCGAGTCTGACTAGAGGGGGAATTAGCTCAGCTGGCTAGAGCGCCTGCCTTGCACGCAGGAGGTCAAGGGTTCGACTCCCTTATTCTCCACGACGTTACGTAAGTAAC is drawn from Chryseobacterium muglaense and contains these coding sequences:
- a CDS encoding VanZ family protein, which gives rise to MLLRPGVENKEYFFMFSGIDKVLHLGIFAALGFCFIAAFPKIRFSYFFQIMLIYAFLTEILQEEMKLGRSMETLDIVADTIGCLIGYYIYKVLVKRFL
- the sov gene encoding T9SS outer membrane translocon Sov/SprA: MNVFGQVQNQQGVSIKKNYEITDPTYYEAYYDVKIGMYYVYPKIGNTITGPPIAMSPEDYKEFMLAEQSKAFYRDKSDSYNLMFRKDKSDAAKKGLIPSLTINNRLFESIFGSNKIEIIPSGYASFDFGGLYQKIDNPLILPQNRTSFTFDIDQRIQLGLIGKVGENLQLKANYDTQSGFAFENRMNLVWQSKGTWKDLQTKGLNDVNKPNAGGEDKIIKRIEFGNVNMPLSTSLIRGSESLFGVKSEFQLGKTFGTVVLSQQQGEARNIVVQGGGTMNNFKVNAIDYEENQHYFIGQYFLNSYDNALLNYPQINSRISISRMEVWVLDQGNSNLAYQKSIIGIRDLGEGVSGTPDNSQNGLYNQINNAIGNPREQGKNYLTNFQGQTFPGSAQPYENGEHFVLSTKARRMDANEYTFHPQLGYISLNQKLNENQLLAVSYSYTVNGTNQVFKVGEFSEESPVLVTKLLRSNSNTRVDSPMWNLMMKNFYSLDAAQVDRDGFILNVYYRDAKTGGKVNYLPGTSVEGTNLLKLFNWDRLNVNGDLQSNNGVLGDGVFDFVEGITIRKDQGRIMFTKVQPFGSYMAQVLGSSNPQYVFSDLYTQQKLQASQSNLALRYTMEGRYKGAQGQGISLGAVNVPQGSVKVSANGVQLTEGIDYTVDYMLGSVTIINETVKQSGQAINISLENQLTFNTQRKRFLGLNLERRVSENFIFGGTVVNYSESPLTQKVNYGQEAVNNTMAGVNMMYNNQLPFLTRLTDKIPGINTEAPSNLNFKMEGAYLIPGINKGTNNQSYIDDFEQTTSKISLKEPTAWSLASKPEKSQSNPLFAGAGANDDLTNGYGRGLLSWYNIDPRFWGVGGRAPQGITPASVSNHASRRVQFSEIFNNRDFVAGEQTFTNTFDISYFPQEKGPYNANPGTETTQQRWAGIMRPISVTNFVNSNIEYVEFWMMDPYADGNTLGANPKLLLQLGNVSEDVLKDGLMQYENGLPTGGSPSTTTASNWGIQPKQPPILYAFSSEGADRTAQDLGYDGLSSDQEAMRFGNTFVNPVTNLSDPAIDDFVFYLSDKFTGSQAASVIQRYKYFRGPEGNSRSGSLEVSSQTPDAEDINKDYNLDQTESYNEYAIKLDQASLGLGTDNYIIDQKTVTATFQNGSTDDVKWYLFRIPVSKFNEAGVGGEKSASVLNNVRFARLLLTGFDQTSTLRFGTMDLIRSDWRKYTKNLAKYVNPATNLPPDIADNEGSLQENVDNFEVGSVNIEENALNQPPYVLPPGIDRQVLSGNAGAQRQNESSLYLKATNLAANEARGVFKNTSLDMRRYKKLKLFVHAQDPVSRASEGQIDDKTKFFIRFGSDATDNYYEYESSLKITPKNATAPMEIWPFENDVDLEIQDFVDAKIRRDKNHPNDLIKRTLDNEFGGGDTSKKIYIKGRPSLGNVTTIMIGVRNAESRGGPSITRVLWVNEVRLSEIENDGGYAGNASLNFNLGDFATVNTSASYSSVGFGNIDSKPAERSQATQSAFSINTAVNVDKFLPEKTGMKIPVNYSYSQTIEDPKYNPLDTDVEFSKAANKEELKKVARTYTQQRSIGVVNMHKERVKPNSKPKFYDVENLSLTAVYNDDHYRDIYTKKNYRQYFRGYLDYNYTFKPWVVKPFNKMISDTAKSTKYLRWVKEFNINPVPTRLSFRTELDRNYNELEFRNIDAILSGNLNDDFAALKNRNFYFGWQYGLGFNFTKSLKLEINSATRTLNDQVDVNTMDNSSIFGNIFRAGRPVLYNHKVQLNYKLPFQYLPYLDFIDAELGYGFTYNWNARSTALLASPEGSLGSIGQNSNIISANATADLPKFFGQFNYFKKMSTTLQKRKQEQDSLNNAVNQAWEKNRYAYKKYKFKNKLSILQSAAFVLTSMKQLNVTYTENNGTVLPGLLSAPNGYGYGQTLGGPSLGFLFGSQADIRRTVMERGWVSDSPFMIDPYMKMSTREFRSDLQVSPMNDFNISFNVLQTYNRNFSHTGFNYVDNFGNANPNLTFASDMVSYSNSVVLLNSSFKESTVIYDAIRANAQLISQQMGGVLNADGYSEGYGISNAYVLIPAFRAAMEGKNPQRLGNAKKAGLPIPNWRIIYSGLRNVPIINGQFTKFDILHSYTATYTATGIQSNIDYFNSRTDPGSSLRDVNDNYINPYTFSQVGYTESFSPLIGVDVTMRNNMQFGVQYNKTRSMILGLVNHSLTEDAYTEYVIRLGYIVRNFRLGTNNQRGARAKGSDLNIRGDISLRDSQTSIMNILLNDSQITGGQKLMNIKLSADYNVSENLNLRLFYEQMTSKYKISTAFPLSTVRAGISATFTFGDSGGL
- the gcvH gene encoding glycine cleavage system protein GcvH; its protein translation is MNTPSELKYTKDHEWVKIEGNVATIGITDFAQGELGDIVYVDVDTVDDDVNGGDVFGSVEAVKTVSDLFLPISGKVIEFNAGLEDQPELLNSDPYGDGWIIKLEIAEDADHSELLTAEEYQAIIG